A window of the Lactuca sativa cultivar Salinas chromosome 7, Lsat_Salinas_v11, whole genome shotgun sequence genome harbors these coding sequences:
- the LOC128127221 gene encoding uncharacterized protein LOC128127221 → MSSYVSSTAPASDKPYGITNIKAYIPPPDDKIVVADKKEWERVDALVKMWIFGTITQSLTQSVHKKNQNVFGLWDSLENLFRDNKDARAIAVPEKNLVNYTINGLNPCFDHIASILRHRTPFPSLPETRSILALEEHTMNQLQNRSVTSTHHDNSSFPTILNVEHTYNNYNSLDFRGNNKSRGGRYGARNNRGGRNNRGGGRGNQYNNINSQATPFGWGFGWTTAPNKHCLYVTTRVDYIPSPPPLHKHSTPLLHQYGTNVWVTRVNMFFNI, encoded by the exons TTTCATCTACTGCCCCTGCTTCTGACAAACCTTATGGCATTACCAATATCAAAGCCTACATCCC TCCTCCGGATGATAAAATTGTTGTTGCTGACAAGAAAGAGTGGGAACGTGTAGATGCTCTTGTTAAAATGTGGATCTTTGGTACAATCACTCAAAGCTTAACACAATCTGTTCACAAGAAGAATCAGAATGTATTTGGTTTGTGGGACTCCTTAGAAAACTTGTTTCGTGACAATAAAGATGCAAGAGCAAT TGCGGTTCCTGAAAAGAATCTAGTCAACTATACCATTAATGGTCTTAACCCATGTTTTGATCATATAGCTAGCATTCTTCGTCATCGCACTCCATTCCCTTCATTGCCGGAAACTCGATCCATCCTAGCTCTTGAAGAACATACCATGAATCAGCTTCAAAACAGGTCAGTCACAAGTACACATCATGATAACTCATCATTTCCTACTATCTTGAATGTTGAACATACATATAATAATTACAATTCTCTTGATTTTCGTGGCAATAACAAGTCCCGAGGTGGACGTTATGGGGCTCGAAACAACCGTGGTGGTAGAAATAATCGTGGTGGTGGTCGTGGAAATCAATACAACAACATAAATTCGCAAGCAACCCCTTTTGGTTGGGGTTTCGGCTG GACTACCGCACCAAACAAACACTGTTTATATGTGACAACACGGGTGGACTATATCCCGTCACCACCACCTCTCCACAAGCATTCCACACCATTGCTCCATCAATATGGCACCAACGTTTGGGTCACCCGGGTCAACATGTTTTTCAACATTTAG